CGCGGAAAAGGCCCGCATGAAGGAACCCGACGCCCGCGCCGGCCTCGACCTCCTCTTCGCCTACACCGAGAAAGCCCACGCCTTCACCCCTGCCGAAGTCGCCACGCTCATCGCCGCCATCGATGCCCTGAAAATCCTCGATCCCGCCTGCGGCTCCGGCGCCTTCCCCATGGGCGTGCTCCACAAGCTCGTCTATATTCTCGGCAAGCTCGACCCCGACAACGAGCGCTGGAAGCAGACCCAGCTCGCCAAGCTTGACTCCGCTCCCATGCGCGAGGAACTCGAACGCGCCTTCGCCGACAACAACGACGACTACGGCCGCAAGCTCTACCTCATCGAAAACTGCCTCTACGGCGTGGATATCCAGCCCATTGCCATCCAGATCACCAAGCTCCGTTTCTTCATCTCCCTCGTCTGCGACCAGAAGACCAACCGGAACAAGAAGGAAAACCACGGCATCCGCCCGCTGCCCAATCTGGAAACCAAATTCGTCGCCGCCGACACTCTCATCGGCCTGCCGGAAATGACTCAATCCTTGCTCGTCGATCCCCGCATCGGGCAGATCGAAAAGGAGATCGAAACGCTCTACCACGGCCATTTCTCAATCCAGCGCCGCGACCATAAGCTCAACTTACAGCGGAAAATCAAATCTCTCCGCCAGGATCTAGCGAAGTTGCTAGCCGAAAGTCTTATGGCGCCGAAAAAGGCCGAACACGTCGCAAAATGGGATGCCTTTGATCCGCAATCCACCGCGGATTTCTTTGACCCCCACTGGATGTTTGGCCGTTCATTAGCTACCGGATTCGACATCGTGCTCGGCAATCCGCCATATATTTCTGTTGAACGTTTTGCTGGGACGGCGATTCAGGAAATGTGGCAAGAGCGTTTTGAAACCTTTGCACAGCGCGGCGACATCTATTGTTTTTTCTATGAGCGGGGACTTGATCTGCTTCGAATCGATGGAACTTTGATCTATATCACTTCGAACAAATGGATGCGCACCAGTTACGGCAAGAAGCTGCGCTCCCTTTTCGCTACTAAGGTTCGCGTTTTAGGAGTGCTGGATTTCGGAATGGGGCAGAACTTCGGCGCAGCGACAACTTACACATGTATCACATCTATCAGTAAAGAGCCTCCGCGCAATGGGGGGGAGGCCTTGCTCTGCTACGCCACAGAATCCGCTGAAGCGATTTCGAATCCCAAGGAATATTTTCTCCAGCATGCGGTTCCCCTAAAGCTCTCCGCGAGTGAGTGGGTTGTTATGTCCAACGAGCGCGCAAAATTAAAGGAACAGGTGGCTCGTGTTGGCAAACCACTCAGTCGATGGAACTTAGAGATTAGCAGCGGAATAAAAACCAGCCACAACGACGCGTTCATTGTCGATGCCGATAAATATAAAGACCTGGTTATGGAAGATTCGTCGTCGGCGAAAATGCTTCACCCAATTTTGCGCGGCGAAGACGTGAAGCGATATCATAGCGACTGGAAGGCGCATTATGTGATCGGAACCTTTAAGCAGCTTCGCGAGACCTATCACTTGGACGATTTTCCTGCGATTAAACGCCACCTGATGCAGTTCAAGCGCGAGTTAGAGCCGCAACCGCCGAGATGGAATTCCGCAAGGGACGGCAAGTGGCCGGGCCGGAACACTCAACCGTTCGACTACCTTTGGTATGAGGTCTTTTTTGCACCGGACTTGGCGCAGTTTAGACAACCCAAGATCATGTATCCAAACATGACGAAATTCATGCCCTTCTACTTGGATAAGATGAACCATTGGTTCTGCAACCAGAAGGCTTTCGTAATTACCGGGGACGGCCAGCCGCTGGAATTCCTCACAGCTTTTTTTAATTCCTCGATTTTTCGGTGCTGTTTCAAAGACAACTTCCCCGAGCTTCTCGGCAACACATACGAGCTTAGCAAAAAATATTTCAAAGACATCCCAGTGCTTGAGGTTAGCGAAGGGCAAGCACAGCTATTCGCTCCACTCGTTGAGTTAGTTCAATTTGCTAAGCTCGGTGGCCATAACGCAGCAGGTGCATTTCTGGAAGACCTCATCGACGCCTGCGTGATGGAGTGCTACTTCCGCGAGCACATGGCCGAGCGCGACCTGCTCTTCCACGACACCGTAGCCCCGCACCTCGCCGCCTACGCCCCCGAGGCCAGCGAAGTGAAGCAACGCGACTTCCTCACCCACCTCCACCAGACGATCAACGCCCCCAGCCACCCCGTCCGCAACCGCCTTCTCCGCCTGACCGCCGACAGCCCCGACCTCCTCGCCGTCATCAAGCAGGAGGGCAAGGTTTAGAAACCCGCCCCGGCCATGAACAAAGACCTCATCATCCGCATGCAGAGCCAGTTTGATGAACTTGCCCGAACGCATCCCGAAGAGCCCAATCTGGAATTCTGGTTTGCCCGGGATCTGCAGGAGCCGCTCGGCTATGCCCGCTGGGAGAACTTCCTCACCGCCATCCAGCGGGCGATCGAGTCCTGCAATACAACGGGTTACGAGGCCGAACACCATTTTCGTGGCGTCACGAAAATGGTTCCCCTCGGCAGCGGGGCGGAACGTCCGATCGAGGACTTCATGCTCACCCGCTACGCGTGCTACCTCATCGCCCAGAACGGCGACCCGAGGAAGGAGCCCATCGCCTTTGCCCAGAGCTATTTCGCGGTCCAGACCCGCAAGCAGGAACTGATCGAGGCGCGAATGCAGCTCATGGGCCGCCTGGAAGCCCGCGAGAAACTCCGCGCCTCGGAAAAGGCGCTTTCCGACAACATCTTCGAGCGCGGCGTAGGTGACGACGGCTTCGGGCGCATCCGCTCCAAGGGCGATGCCGCGCTTTTCGGCGGGCACGCCACGCAGGCGATGAAGGACAAATTCGGCATCACCCAAACCAGACCGTTGGCGGATTTTCTCCCCACCTTGACCATCGCCGCCAAGAACCTGGCGACGGAGATGACGAATCACAACGTCCAGCAGTCAGACCTCCGGGGGGAGCCATCCATCACGCACGAGCACATCCAGAACAACACCAGTGTGCGCCAAATGCTGGGCCAGCGCGGTATCAAACCGGAAGCTCTGCCACCCGAAGAAGACATCAAGAAGCTCGAACGCCGGGTGAAGACCGACGAGAAGAAACTGGAAAGGAATGCCGGACGCCTGCCCCTGCCCGGAGAGGGCGCATGAAATCCCGACTGCATCGCATCGAGATTCGGAACTTCAAAGCCTTCCGGGAATTCACCCTCGATCTCGAAGGCCGCCACCTCCTCATCTACGGCGCCAACGGCGCCGGCAAATCATCGCTCTACTGGGCTCTCTACACCTTCCTCCAAAGCGCCCGTAAGAACCCCAAGGGGTGCATCGCAAAATACTTCGAACCCGGTGGGCCTGAGAACCTGCTCAATATCCATGAAGATGCTGCGGCAAAGCCCGGCGAGATTGCCCTCACGCTGCGTGACGTTGCATCGAAGATCGACACCACCTACCGAATCAGCAAAGCGGACCACAGCACCCACCAACAGCCAGCGATCCTGAAGGGCGATCTAGCGAGCGACTTTATCACCTATCGCTTTTTCTTCGGATTTTCTGATTTCAAGAACTCCCAGAAATTCAACGTCTGGCCTTTATTCGAAAAGGAGATTCTCCCGTTTTGCGTCTCCACCGGTGGCGAGGTGCCCTTGAACTGCTGGAACGCGATCAAGTCAGGCGAGCCAAACCCGCGTGGTTACTCAAGCTATGCGGGCACGGATGCGTATCAGTCGTTCCATGCTTGCACTACCGAATTTGCGGCAATGCTGCCCGGGATCGTGGATGCAATCAGTGCCCAGGCCCAGAAATTCTACGATGAACACTTCGCTGCGGGTGACCCCGCCCCCATCAAGCTAAAGCTGGGCGTCACGACGCCCCCGGCCTCTACGGGTAGCAATCAATCGTCCTTTCAGTTCACCGTCCCCGTAGTTGAATTTGGCATTCAGGTTCCTGGTAAGCCGGCAATCACTCGTCCGCAGAGTTTCCTCAATGAGGCAAAGCTCACCCAACTCGCCCTATGCGTTCGCTTCGCGGCGTCTCTGGTCAATCTCCGTGAATCCGATCTCAAGCTCCTCGTCCTAGACGATCTCCTCGTCAGCCTTGACATGAGCAATCGAATGAAGGTCGTAGAAATCCTGCTCTCCGATACTTTCGCCGGTTACCAGAAAATCATCCTGACCCATGACCTTGGGTTCTTTCAGGAGTTCAAGCGCATGGTCGGCGGGAAGCACGAGTCATGGCTCTTTCAACGACTCAAGGGGAATGCCAAAGACGGGCCTGTCGTTGTGAACGAAAAATCACCGCTGGAGAAGGCTCAGCACTTACTTATTAAGGCGTGCAAAATAATAGGGACATGTTAGGATCGGGCAAATGAAGAAAGTTCGCGATACGGATTGCCGCGGTCTTGGACACAAAACGCTGAGCGAATTGCGACGTCGGGCCGTTGCGAGGGTGCAAGAGGGACAAAGCCCGGAGGCGGTGGCGAAATCGTTGGGGATCAACCGGACGACGATATACGATTGGCTGGCGCTGTATCGGAAAGGCGGTTGGAGTGCCTTGGAGGCGCGCAAACGCGGCGGTCGCACGCCCAAGCTCGACGGTAAAACGCTGAGATGGCTCCATCGAACGATCACGACGAAGAACCCGCTACAGCTGAAGTTTCCGTTCGCCTTGTGGACCTGCGAGATGATCAGGGAACTGATCAGGCGTCGATTCGGGGTGAAGCTCAGTCGCACCTCAGTCAATCGACTGCTCACCCAGTTGGGATTGAGCGCCCAACGTCCGTTGTGGCGGGCGTATCAACAAAACCCCGAGGCGGTGCGGCGCTGGATGCACGAGGAGTTCCCCGCAATCCGCGAGGAGGCGCGCAAGTGTGGAGCGGAAATCTTCTTCGGAGACGAAGCCGGAGTGCGCTCCGATCATCACGCGGGCACCACCTGGGCAGCGAAGGGCAAGACTCCTGTCGTGACCGGCACAGGCGCCCGTTTCGGCTTCAATATGGTCAGTGCGATCAGCGCCCGAGGGTCCCTGCGCTTCATGGTCGTCGAAGGTTCGGTGGGCGCGGCCACATTCATTGCTTTCCTCAAGCGCTTGCTGCGTGACGTCAGCAAGCCGGTGTTCCTCGTCGTGGATGGGCATCCCTCGCACAAGGCCAGGCTGGTCAGTCGATTCGTCGAGGCGACGAACGGTCGGCTCAAACTGTTTTTGCTCCCCGGTTACAGCCCGGAGCTGAATCCCGACGAGCTCGTGTGGAACAGTCTCAAAAACGGCGAACTCGGCCGGAAGATCCACACGACCAAGGAACAGATGAAGCGCACGGCCATCGCCCACCTGCGCAGACTCCAGAAACTCCCCAACATCATTCGGTCCTATTTTCAGAAACCAAGCACGGCATACGCCGCTTAAAATGTCCCTTCTATTCTGGCCTCCTTAATACGAACGACCAATTAGCCGAGTGCGGAAATCAGCTCCGGCAATGCGTCGAGGAGAACCTCACGGCATTTCTGGAACAGACGAAACGGAAGCAGGGCTTGGATCACCTGATCGATCGAGGGGCATTTTCCTCCCTTCACCAAAAACTCCATGAAGCCAGTAGTGTATTGAGTTTGGGAAGCTACAAGGAGTTTGCCGATGTGCTTCAAAGCGCGTTCACCGTGGATCAACTACGCGAACTCGCATCGGCGGATGAGGTTGATCCCGCCAGGTTCGCCGCTGCCACGAAGGCGGAAAAGAAGGCCAAGGGTGCCCTGATTGGAAAGTTGTATGCCGCCCGGCCACAGCTCCATCAGTGCATCACCGAATTACTATCCGACGCATCCCGCAAGCGCCTCAACGCGCTGAAGCTTCTTGATGAAATTCGCCGCATCAAAGACCGCATCCTAAATCCAGCGTCTCATGCAGGCGCAGCACCCCTCTACAAGAAGGAAGCGGAGGCTGCGGTGAAAGTAATTCAGTCGCTCGACGCAGCTCTTGCAGCAGCCCTCGCGACACTGTGATTCCCATATGAACAAACCCGCCCACTTCTCCGTCGATCCGCGTGTCGCCACGATTTTGGGCGAGAACTATTCATCCAGTGAGCGCGCCCTGCGCGAACTCATCGACAACGCGTGGGACGCCGAGGCCCGCTCCGTGCGAATCACGCTCCCTGCGCCGATGACGACCGATCCCATCATAGTCCAAGACGACGGCAATGGGATGAAGGAGCAGGAGCTTCGCCAAGAGTATCTCAACATCGCCAGTCCCCACATCAGCCGCAAAGGCGACCGCACGCCTAGCCTCAACCGTCTCGTCAAGGGCCGGCGCGGCGTCGGTAAGTTCTCCGGTCTTATCCTCGCCGACGTAATGGAGGTCGTTACCCGCGCAAACGGCACGCAGACCCGAATCACCATTTCCAAATCTGCCTTGTTGGCCGCAGGCAAAGACATCGAACAAGTCCCGCTACCGGTGGAAGCAGAGACCTGTGAGAAGGAGCAGCACGGCACCACGGTAATTCTGAAAAACCTGAATCCACGCCTCAACTTCCCTCAAGCCGACAAGCTCCGCGAGATTCTGGCCTACGATTACGGGCGAGAAAGCGGTATCGAGATTTTCATCAACGGAGACCGAGTTCATCGCCACGAAATCCAAGGAACCAAATTCACCAAGAACTACACCTTGCCCGACGGCAAAACCGCCACCGTGAGCTGGACGGTAAGCGAAAAACCCGTCGCCGCGCGCAACGCCGGCATCGTTCTTCGCGCCGGTGAAAAGGCCATCGGCAAGCCTCATCACTGGGGTTTGGAGCATGAAGAACAACTCACCGATCGTCTGCGCAACCGTGTCGTCGGTGAGGCCAGAATCGAGCCGGAAACCATCGAACTTACCGCCGCGGGCGGAGACGTAATCGAGAGCGACAAGAACTTCGAATACCTCAGCCAGGCCATCAAGGAAGACGTCAAAGCCAGTCTTTCTGAAGTCCATACTGGCGAGGTCAACCTCGCAAAAGCCCGCTGGACACAGTTGATGAAACGGCGTCTGGAAGCTGTTCCCGAGCATCGCCGAGCAATCGCCGAAGACCGTCTTGAAAAACTGATCTCCCGCAGCTATCAGGAGGGCGAAAAGGAGGAGCGTATTACCATCCTCATCAACCTGGTGTTGGATGCTCTGGAAACGGACGAGTATTGGACGGTTTGCAAAGAGGTCGAAGCAGCGGAGAAAGCCGATGTTTTCGTCTTTGCCCAGGCGCTCGACAAATTCGGTTTGGCCGACCTCGCCTTCATCGGCCAGCAAGCGGAACGGCGGCGCACGTATCTGGACAGCTTGGACAAGCTTGCGACCGACGCAGCGACGACCGAAGGCCAGATGCACACGGCACTGCAACACAGCCTCTGGATTTTCGGAAACGAATACAGCCTCATGGCGAGCAATCGCCAGCTCCGCAGTATCGTCCAAGACTTCACGGAGAAAACCTACAAAGGCACGGACGCCACGGACCGCCCCGACCTGCTTCTCGCCGCCAACGTCGAAGGCCGACATCTCCTGATCGAATTCAAGCGTCCATCGATCACCGTTGGCCGTGACGCGGAGAGCCAAGCCATGAAGTATGCCGACACGTTGTCCGGCCAGCTCGGCATCGGCTTGGACATCCTGATCGTTGGCGGCCAGGTGGATCAAAAGCTTCAATCCGACTATTCCGGCAAGCGAACGAAGTTTCTTTCTTACCGTGCCGTGGTCGCCAACGCCCGCACCCAACTCGAATGGCTGCTACGCCAGCTCAATGAGAAACCCTGAGGACATTCTCCGCTAGCTCAGCAACTAGACGATGGATACATTCAAAAAAAAGCTCGTCGTCGAGATGTTGCGAAATCTGGAGCGGTACATGGACGCTGAACAACATGGCTAAGTCCTCCTTCCCGAAGCCCGTCAGCGAGGTCGTTGCCACGTTGGCCGACATCTTCCGTCACCAAGGGAAGGGTGAGCTGGCCGAACTGTGCGAAAGCGCGCATGCGCGCTTTGACGAAACAAACTACGACAACTGGAATGGTGGCACCTACACTTGGGCATTGAGGCTGGTCGTGCCGGTGCCGCTGTTCGCATCGATCGAACCACGTCTGC
This genomic window from Opitutaceae bacterium contains:
- a CDS encoding Eco57I restriction-modification methylase domain-containing protein, whose protein sequence is MPSNPELLKQIGTALGAFDTAPLPSAARDLLRTLGYASDRSLPIGSVDAFCRQFDPAGRLDHPSALKAEWKSIHLLFQLTDQELSRQNPLFKDTTVQPGLFQSYVFFALELKGGDYARGKLTGLVRQLNRIFPMPVMVLIKHLAGRQPVLSIAVINRRRHKLDAAKDVLEKATIIRDISVASPHRGHLDILSSLALPNLVHPQKKPITDFDTLHAAWEQIFNVELLNERFYRELANWYFWTLPQVEFPADLEPDDEKRRATGLIRLLTRLIFCWFLKEKGLIPEKLFHPTDLAKLLKGFDSESKTSSTYYQAILQNLFFATLNQRMGRDNNGKSYRRYITPGDYQGKNREHGITNLFRYPELFQTSDLAPALFEDIPFLNGGLFECLDREDPSDKNRMLRLDGFTTKGVRPQVADRLFFAHKHQENLSGKDAYNDPKRKDEEVSGLIHILNRYKFTIVENTPIDQEIALDPELLGKVFENLLASYNEETKTTARKQTGSFYTPRPIVDYMVDESLKAHLTRALAEKARMKEPDARAGLDLLFAYTEKAHAFTPAEVATLIAAIDALKILDPACGSGAFPMGVLHKLVYILGKLDPDNERWKQTQLAKLDSAPMREELERAFADNNDDYGRKLYLIENCLYGVDIQPIAIQITKLRFFISLVCDQKTNRNKKENHGIRPLPNLETKFVAADTLIGLPEMTQSLLVDPRIGQIEKEIETLYHGHFSIQRRDHKLNLQRKIKSLRQDLAKLLAESLMAPKKAEHVAKWDAFDPQSTADFFDPHWMFGRSLATGFDIVLGNPPYISVERFAGTAIQEMWQERFETFAQRGDIYCFFYERGLDLLRIDGTLIYITSNKWMRTSYGKKLRSLFATKVRVLGVLDFGMGQNFGAATTYTCITSISKEPPRNGGEALLCYATESAEAISNPKEYFLQHAVPLKLSASEWVVMSNERAKLKEQVARVGKPLSRWNLEISSGIKTSHNDAFIVDADKYKDLVMEDSSSAKMLHPILRGEDVKRYHSDWKAHYVIGTFKQLRETYHLDDFPAIKRHLMQFKRELEPQPPRWNSARDGKWPGRNTQPFDYLWYEVFFAPDLAQFRQPKIMYPNMTKFMPFYLDKMNHWFCNQKAFVITGDGQPLEFLTAFFNSSIFRCCFKDNFPELLGNTYELSKKYFKDIPVLEVSEGQAQLFAPLVELVQFAKLGGHNAAGAFLEDLIDACVMECYFREHMAERDLLFHDTVAPHLAAYAPEASEVKQRDFLTHLHQTINAPSHPVRNRLLRLTADSPDLLAVIKQEGKV
- a CDS encoding AAA family ATPase, yielding MKSRLHRIEIRNFKAFREFTLDLEGRHLLIYGANGAGKSSLYWALYTFLQSARKNPKGCIAKYFEPGGPENLLNIHEDAAAKPGEIALTLRDVASKIDTTYRISKADHSTHQQPAILKGDLASDFITYRFFFGFSDFKNSQKFNVWPLFEKEILPFCVSTGGEVPLNCWNAIKSGEPNPRGYSSYAGTDAYQSFHACTTEFAAMLPGIVDAISAQAQKFYDEHFAAGDPAPIKLKLGVTTPPASTGSNQSSFQFTVPVVEFGIQVPGKPAITRPQSFLNEAKLTQLALCVRFAASLVNLRESDLKLLVLDDLLVSLDMSNRMKVVEILLSDTFAGYQKIILTHDLGFFQEFKRMVGGKHESWLFQRLKGNAKDGPVVVNEKSPLEKAQHLLIKACKIIGTC
- a CDS encoding ATP-binding protein — translated: MNKPAHFSVDPRVATILGENYSSSERALRELIDNAWDAEARSVRITLPAPMTTDPIIVQDDGNGMKEQELRQEYLNIASPHISRKGDRTPSLNRLVKGRRGVGKFSGLILADVMEVVTRANGTQTRITISKSALLAAGKDIEQVPLPVEAETCEKEQHGTTVILKNLNPRLNFPQADKLREILAYDYGRESGIEIFINGDRVHRHEIQGTKFTKNYTLPDGKTATVSWTVSEKPVAARNAGIVLRAGEKAIGKPHHWGLEHEEQLTDRLRNRVVGEARIEPETIELTAAGGDVIESDKNFEYLSQAIKEDVKASLSEVHTGEVNLAKARWTQLMKRRLEAVPEHRRAIAEDRLEKLISRSYQEGEKEERITILINLVLDALETDEYWTVCKEVEAAEKADVFVFAQALDKFGLADLAFIGQQAERRRTYLDSLDKLATDAATTEGQMHTALQHSLWIFGNEYSLMASNRQLRSIVQDFTEKTYKGTDATDRPDLLLAANVEGRHLLIEFKRPSITVGRDAESQAMKYADTLSGQLGIGLDILIVGGQVDQKLQSDYSGKRTKFLSYRAVVANARTQLEWLLRQLNEKP
- a CDS encoding IS630 family transposase is translated as MKKVRDTDCRGLGHKTLSELRRRAVARVQEGQSPEAVAKSLGINRTTIYDWLALYRKGGWSALEARKRGGRTPKLDGKTLRWLHRTITTKNPLQLKFPFALWTCEMIRELIRRRFGVKLSRTSVNRLLTQLGLSAQRPLWRAYQQNPEAVRRWMHEEFPAIREEARKCGAEIFFGDEAGVRSDHHAGTTWAAKGKTPVVTGTGARFGFNMVSAISARGSLRFMVVEGSVGAATFIAFLKRLLRDVSKPVFLVVDGHPSHKARLVSRFVEATNGRLKLFLLPGYSPELNPDELVWNSLKNGELGRKIHTTKEQMKRTAIAHLRRLQKLPNIIRSYFQKPSTAYAA
- the dinD gene encoding DNA damage-inducible protein D; this translates as MNKDLIIRMQSQFDELARTHPEEPNLEFWFARDLQEPLGYARWENFLTAIQRAIESCNTTGYEAEHHFRGVTKMVPLGSGAERPIEDFMLTRYACYLIAQNGDPRKEPIAFAQSYFAVQTRKQELIEARMQLMGRLEAREKLRASEKALSDNIFERGVGDDGFGRIRSKGDAALFGGHATQAMKDKFGITQTRPLADFLPTLTIAAKNLATEMTNHNVQQSDLRGEPSITHEHIQNNTSVRQMLGQRGIKPEALPPEEDIKKLERRVKTDEKKLERNAGRLPLPGEGA